One Acidobacteriota bacterium DNA window includes the following coding sequences:
- a CDS encoding DUF4928 family protein, translating into MGKQQTAIELFRKWYEALQVYSTSGGPARGTIGAALVVLERLTTEYDLRLSAHRAAGQSQIRGVSQSAVAQILLEFGETRPFLKEGGRTNRGGPGDIEKMLSSLQQAGLESLALEKRNSILKSLQQFLVEKVREFHNRQRLKLVYDPSKSTWHSIRDLLALARDTGKEGPVAQYLVGAKLCLRFPKLEIGNESYSTADDQLGRPGDFYLGDTVFHVTVAPMTAVYEKCLRNVENGFRVYLLVPDRILVGARQNADATAIGRIAVESIESFVGNNVEELSTFSKAQLAIEFLRLLKIYNRRVDDIENDKSMMIEIPPNLLRFDPHEKGA; encoded by the coding sequence ATGGGCAAGCAACAAACAGCCATAGAGCTTTTCAGAAAATGGTATGAAGCATTGCAGGTCTATTCCACAAGTGGCGGACCGGCGAGAGGAACGATTGGAGCAGCGCTGGTTGTACTTGAGCGGCTTACAACTGAATACGATCTCCGCTTATCTGCCCATAGGGCTGCTGGACAATCGCAAATTCGTGGAGTAAGCCAAAGTGCAGTGGCTCAAATTCTGTTGGAGTTTGGGGAAACAAGACCTTTTCTGAAAGAAGGTGGTCGGACAAATAGAGGTGGCCCAGGCGATATTGAGAAGATGTTGAGTTCATTGCAGCAAGCTGGCTTAGAAAGCCTTGCATTGGAGAAAAGAAACTCAATTTTGAAAAGCCTTCAGCAGTTCTTGGTAGAAAAGGTTCGGGAGTTTCATAACCGCCAACGTCTCAAGCTTGTTTATGATCCCTCGAAAAGTACCTGGCATTCGATTCGAGACCTGCTTGCGCTTGCCCGTGATACGGGCAAAGAAGGGCCTGTCGCGCAGTATTTAGTTGGGGCAAAACTTTGTTTGCGATTTCCGAAGTTGGAGATTGGTAACGAGTCATACAGCACGGCTGATGATCAGCTTGGTCGTCCGGGAGATTTTTATTTGGGAGATACGGTATTTCACGTAACAGTTGCCCCGATGACCGCCGTATATGAAAAATGCCTTCGAAATGTTGAGAATGGATTTCGTGTGTACCTGTTAGTACCCGACAGAATACTGGTCGGGGCGCGGCAGAATGCAGATGCAACTGCGATAGGGCGCATTGCAGTCGAATCAATCGAATCCTTCGTTGGGAACAATGTTGAGGAGCTTTCTACTTTTTCCAAAGCGCAATTGGCCATCGAGTTTCTTCGCCTATTGAAAATCTACAACAGGCGGGTTGACGATATCGAAAACGATAAATCAATGATGATCGAGATACCTCCAAACCTACTTAGATTCGATCCCCACGAGAAAGGCGCTTAA
- a CDS encoding TlpA family protein disulfide reductase — protein MLQPHQLASGFSLLAMDGNDWRYESGKPALLAFFETDCPTCRLTFPYLNKLAKAIPPNSAEILGISQDNEAVTREFVRQMNVSFPVVLDRDLAVTRQYDPVAVPTLFLVDAAGKVALTEIAFDKAELNAIAAKLCEMTGIEPVVIAEEFDGAPKSKPGCTSRHLEGEEAGAEAAAVDMYSQRGRRASRIELGDEVDPFEYCLQFDHLPVVPPTVERVERMLSSMNLPPEEIIARIPPNYGEATVEKIAANAVMAGCQPEMMRVLIPLVRAVCDERFNLHGVQATTHFAAPMIVVNGPIRQELGFVSGSNVMSNVARANSTLGRAFQLIITNLGGAKPGEMDMSTLGNPGKFSYCIAENEEASDWTPLHVEQGFKPEQSAVTLFAAEPPHGVSEHYARDGKTVLKTISRSLATVWNYRMCMVFEAFVLLCPEHVQTLQRDGFTKESARQFLFENTGVPVKEFTADGGEGSQLTKMYQQVTIDGEACYRKFAAPEQIRIVVTGGTAGKFSAVVGSWAAGPRGSQIVTYPIE, from the coding sequence ATGCTACAACCACATCAATTGGCTTCCGGTTTTTCGCTGCTGGCCATGGATGGAAACGATTGGCGGTATGAAAGCGGCAAACCTGCGTTGCTGGCGTTTTTTGAAACGGATTGCCCGACGTGCCGGTTAACGTTTCCGTACCTGAACAAGTTGGCGAAAGCCATTCCGCCAAACTCCGCCGAAATCCTGGGTATCTCTCAAGACAATGAAGCTGTGACGCGCGAGTTTGTTCGGCAGATGAATGTTTCATTTCCAGTGGTGCTGGATCGTGACCTGGCGGTGACTCGGCAATACGATCCGGTGGCTGTGCCGACGCTGTTTTTGGTGGATGCGGCAGGGAAAGTTGCGCTGACCGAAATCGCGTTTGATAAAGCCGAGTTGAATGCAATTGCCGCCAAGTTGTGTGAAATGACAGGCATCGAGCCGGTGGTTATCGCCGAAGAATTCGACGGCGCGCCAAAATCCAAACCCGGCTGCACTTCGCGGCATCTGGAAGGGGAAGAGGCAGGCGCGGAAGCTGCGGCGGTGGATATGTATTCGCAGCGAGGGCGTAGGGCTTCGCGGATTGAGCTTGGCGATGAGGTTGATCCCTTTGAGTATTGTTTGCAGTTCGATCATTTGCCAGTTGTGCCGCCTACAGTAGAGCGAGTCGAACGAATGCTCAGCTCAATGAACCTGCCGCCAGAGGAAATCATCGCTCGTATTCCGCCAAATTACGGCGAAGCGACGGTTGAAAAGATCGCCGCCAATGCGGTGATGGCTGGCTGCCAACCGGAAATGATGCGCGTGCTGATTCCGCTGGTTCGCGCAGTGTGCGATGAACGGTTCAACTTGCACGGCGTTCAGGCGACGACGCACTTTGCCGCGCCGATGATCGTCGTCAACGGGCCGATTCGGCAGGAACTCGGTTTCGTTAGCGGCAGCAACGTGATGAGCAATGTGGCACGCGCGAACAGCACGCTTGGCCGCGCATTTCAACTGATCATCACGAATCTAGGCGGAGCCAAACCGGGCGAAATGGATATGTCCACGCTGGGCAATCCTGGCAAGTTTTCGTACTGCATTGCCGAAAACGAGGAAGCGAGCGATTGGACGCCACTGCATGTCGAACAGGGCTTTAAGCCGGAACAAAGCGCCGTGACGTTGTTTGCCGCCGAACCGCCGCACGGCGTCAGCGAACATTACGCTCGCGACGGCAAAACCGTGCTGAAAACGATTTCACGTTCGCTGGCGACGGTGTGGAATTACAGGATGTGCATGGTGTTTGAGGCATTCGTTCTGCTGTGCCCGGAACACGTCCAAACCCTGCAGCGCGACGGATTTACCAAAGAATCGGCTCGGCAATTTCTGTTTGAAAACACAGGCGTTCCGGTCAAGGAATTTACCGCCGATGGTGGCGAAGGTTCGCAACTGACGAAGATGTATCAGCAAGTCACGATTGATGGCGAGGCCTGTTACCGCAAGTTCGCTGCGCCGGAACAGATTCGCATTGTGGTCACAGGCGGAACCGCCGGGAAGTTTTCTGCCGTCGTAGGCAGTTGGGCGGCAGGCCCGCGCGGCAGTCAGATTGTGACTTATCCGATTGAATAA
- a CDS encoding PD40 domain-containing protein, which translates to MNLTRIMARAASGIAVLVLASAISVVAFGQESRGDENYAVFVSQRNGAAELYLIDLNTRQVSQLTNTGRGHLIPAVSSNRSIVFASREGSNYEIFSGTLGSALRTKRPTLVGINRLTVNTADETAVTTTRDGGWISFLSSNGIEVMTAGGLERKVIVPRGEFSNDFGPSISPDGSRVAFVSNRDGNYEIWTCTVLTGELRQLTHGGKVTGGVNWSADSKQLVFNTTATTSEVSGIAVASVDSGSFRILTDKGDFNGSLSVRADRMLFTSTRDGDAELYLLNVGSGSVERLTFNLGMDDGAVFVTDQTRLARPTR; encoded by the coding sequence ATGAATTTAACAAGGATTATGGCTCGCGCTGCTAGCGGAATCGCCGTCCTGGTTTTGGCCAGTGCCATTTCGGTCGTGGCCTTTGGTCAGGAAAGCCGTGGCGACGAAAACTATGCCGTTTTTGTTTCGCAGCGCAATGGGGCCGCAGAACTTTACCTGATTGATTTGAACACACGGCAGGTCAGCCAATTGACCAACACCGGCCGGGGCCATTTGATCCCCGCCGTTTCTTCCAACCGCTCGATTGTGTTCGCCTCGCGCGAAGGCAGCAATTATGAAATCTTCAGTGGCACATTGGGTTCGGCCTTGCGCACAAAACGGCCCACACTGGTTGGTATTAATCGGTTGACCGTCAACACGGCAGATGAAACCGCTGTGACGACGACGCGCGACGGTGGGTGGATTTCGTTTCTTTCTTCCAACGGGATTGAAGTGATGACCGCCGGAGGGTTGGAACGCAAAGTCATCGTTCCCAGAGGCGAATTTTCCAACGATTTTGGGCCGTCCATTTCGCCGGATGGTTCGCGTGTGGCATTTGTTTCCAACCGCGACGGGAATTACGAAATCTGGACTTGCACAGTGTTGACGGGCGAACTTCGTCAGTTGACGCATGGCGGCAAAGTTACAGGCGGTGTCAACTGGAGCGCTGACAGCAAACAACTTGTTTTCAACACGACGGCAACCACCAGCGAAGTCAGTGGGATTGCAGTGGCCAGCGTTGATTCGGGCAGCTTCCGCATTTTGACCGACAAAGGTGATTTTAACGGCTCGCTTTCTGTCCGTGCTGACCGTATGCTGTTTACTTCGACGCGCGACGGTGACGCGGAACTTTACCTACTCAACGTCGGCTCAGGTTCGGTTGAACGGTTGACTTTCAACCTTGGAATGGACGATGGCGCAGTTTTTGTGACTGATCAGACTCGTCTGGCAAGGCCAACGCGCTAA
- a CDS encoding redoxin family protein, translated as MKKVFSTVLLLIVASSVQAQDRQIVPDVSLTIKDVAGRLQTPFKADGQTVSVLFFILQDCPVSNRYAPEMARIVQDYKSKPVRFYLVYVDETVSGKEIEQHGREFNLPGVPVIHDAKHQLVAATGASITPEVAVVGQKGAIIYRGRIDNLYEALGKPRRVVTEHDLRNALDAVLQSKQVPIARTSAIGCYITAQN; from the coding sequence ATGAAGAAAGTGTTTTCGACTGTTTTGCTGCTGATTGTCGCGTCAAGTGTTCAAGCGCAGGATCGGCAAATCGTGCCGGACGTTTCATTGACGATCAAAGACGTTGCCGGGCGTTTGCAAACCCCGTTCAAGGCAGATGGGCAAACAGTTTCAGTGCTGTTTTTCATTTTGCAGGACTGCCCGGTTTCCAACCGTTATGCGCCGGAAATGGCGCGCATCGTTCAGGATTACAAATCGAAACCAGTTCGCTTCTATTTGGTGTATGTGGATGAAACCGTTTCAGGGAAGGAGATTGAACAGCACGGACGCGAATTCAATCTGCCGGGTGTGCCGGTCATTCATGACGCCAAGCATCAATTGGTCGCCGCCACTGGAGCTTCGATCACGCCGGAAGTTGCCGTCGTTGGCCAGAAAGGCGCAATCATTTATCGCGGGCGAATTGACAATCTGTACGAAGCGTTGGGCAAGCCGCGACGTGTTGTCACCGAACACGATTTGCGGAACGCGCTCGACGCTGTGTTGCAAAGCAAACAGGTTCCCATCGCAAGAACTTCAGCAATTGGTTGTTACATCACTGCACAGAATTGA
- a CDS encoding adenosylcobalamin-dependent ribonucleoside-diphosphate reductase: MSASRQQIVQFASPATKTPLGINAQRVVAKRYSLKDLQGNPLETWDDITRRVVSHVAKAETDSRRREEFMLNMLRLMHERAFIPNTPCLVNAGKPKGQLAACFVLPVPDSLDGIMEHAKYCALIHQSGGGTGMTYERLRPAGTPVGEGRGMASGPVSFMQIVNTMTETVKQGGVRRGANMGILAVAHPDILRFIHAKNDQKSLTNFNISVTVSDKFLRAVENNEWFQTEFNGKAWETPIFDPKTNNGEGGEYTYNGQKPPKPGMVYAPDIWERIISSTHRWAEPGIIFIDNVNRHNPLKNSMGLKKASNPCAEQMLHDYNACNLGSIDVAKYYDEATDDVDWDRFSNDIYWSVRFLDNVIDTCDWPLEQIHDTVHRTRPVGLGIMGFADLCLQKKVSYGSEESALLADKMMDFFRKESWRASLELGAEKGAMPEFEPNRDLYEDLIYNEVGLDRSIPLTPRNYEVTTVAPTGTISLVAETSSGCEPNFSYAYVRRDTLGTRTYAHPIAAKTLGIDLDNSDPASIEKAAAYIVENRDKLPEYFVDALTLNPDHHLRVLKAFQDHVDNSISKTVNAPSSYSVADTDRVHRLAWKMGVKAVSYYRDGSRDGQVLTAVSAEKSAEAKPEVKAEPKVETALQPAPMAAPAAQPRLERPRELNGATWQVSFDHQNLYVTVNHDGTRVLEVFATGGGLSVSVGLLASKMLRGGFEPEEVAASLNKVIGNHSIWFNARLCTSPEQVVAECIMLTKRRLMQQPDSAREAAKQAMAQAAEQAKPQAQAPNNVVPIKLAAIDSKKVITACPECSSNQIEYAGGCYTCRDCGFSKCV; this comes from the coding sequence ATGAGCGCAAGCAGACAACAGATCGTTCAATTCGCCAGCCCCGCAACCAAAACTCCGTTAGGCATTAATGCGCAACGTGTCGTTGCAAAACGCTATTCACTGAAAGACCTGCAAGGCAATCCGCTGGAAACCTGGGATGACATCACTCGTCGCGTGGTTTCACATGTAGCAAAAGCCGAAACCGATTCTCGTCGCCGCGAAGAATTCATGCTCAACATGTTGCGGCTGATGCACGAACGCGCTTTCATTCCCAACACTCCCTGTTTGGTGAATGCCGGAAAGCCCAAAGGCCAATTGGCCGCTTGTTTTGTGTTACCCGTGCCCGATTCGCTGGACGGCATCATGGAGCACGCCAAATACTGTGCCTTGATTCATCAATCGGGCGGCGGAACCGGAATGACCTATGAGCGATTGCGCCCGGCGGGAACACCAGTTGGCGAAGGCCGCGGCATGGCTTCCGGACCGGTTTCGTTTATGCAGATCGTCAACACGATGACGGAAACCGTCAAACAGGGCGGCGTTCGCCGTGGCGCGAACATGGGGATTCTGGCTGTTGCTCACCCCGATATTCTGCGGTTCATCCACGCCAAAAACGACCAGAAGAGCCTGACCAATTTCAACATTTCGGTCACGGTTTCCGACAAATTCCTGCGCGCAGTCGAAAACAACGAATGGTTCCAGACCGAGTTCAATGGCAAGGCCTGGGAAACACCAATCTTCGACCCCAAAACGAACAATGGCGAAGGCGGCGAATACACCTACAACGGTCAGAAACCGCCGAAGCCCGGCATGGTGTATGCGCCGGACATTTGGGAGCGGATCATTTCTTCGACGCATCGCTGGGCGGAACCGGGCATCATCTTCATTGACAACGTCAATCGTCATAATCCGCTGAAAAATTCGATGGGATTGAAGAAAGCGTCGAACCCGTGCGCCGAACAGATGCTGCACGATTACAACGCCTGCAACCTGGGTTCGATTGATGTGGCCAAGTATTACGACGAAGCGACCGACGACGTGGATTGGGATCGGTTTTCAAACGATATTTACTGGTCGGTGCGTTTTCTGGATAACGTGATTGATACCTGCGACTGGCCGCTGGAGCAAATTCACGACACTGTGCATCGCACGCGTCCGGTTGGACTGGGCATTATGGGGTTCGCCGATTTGTGTTTGCAGAAAAAAGTCAGCTACGGCAGCGAAGAATCCGCATTGCTGGCCGACAAGATGATGGACTTTTTCCGTAAGGAATCCTGGCGCGCTTCGCTGGAACTCGGCGCTGAAAAGGGCGCGATGCCGGAATTCGAGCCAAACCGCGATTTATACGAAGACCTGATTTACAACGAAGTCGGTCTGGATCGTTCGATTCCATTGACGCCGCGCAATTACGAAGTCACCACCGTTGCGCCGACCGGAACCATTTCGCTGGTTGCCGAAACCAGTTCGGGTTGCGAGCCGAATTTTTCGTACGCATACGTCCGCCGCGACACGCTGGGCACGCGCACCTATGCGCACCCGATTGCAGCCAAAACGTTGGGCATTGACCTGGATAATTCCGATCCGGCTTCGATTGAAAAGGCCGCGGCGTACATTGTCGAAAACCGCGACAAACTGCCGGAATACTTTGTGGATGCGCTGACGCTCAACCCGGATCATCATCTGCGCGTGCTCAAAGCTTTCCAGGATCACGTGGATAATTCGATTTCAAAGACGGTCAACGCGCCTTCCAGCTATTCGGTTGCGGACACGGATCGTGTGCATCGTCTGGCGTGGAAAATGGGTGTCAAAGCCGTCAGCTATTACCGCGATGGTTCGCGCGATGGCCAGGTGCTGACCGCCGTCAGCGCCGAAAAATCTGCCGAAGCCAAACCCGAAGTGAAGGCGGAACCGAAAGTGGAAACCGCTTTGCAACCCGCGCCAATGGCTGCTCCTGCGGCGCAACCGCGTTTGGAACGTCCGCGCGAATTGAATGGTGCGACATGGCAGGTTTCCTTCGATCACCAAAACCTGTACGTGACGGTCAATCACGACGGCACGCGCGTGCTGGAAGTGTTCGCCACGGGCGGAGGCCTTTCGGTTTCGGTTGGTTTACTGGCGTCGAAGATGCTGCGCGGCGGATTCGAACCTGAAGAAGTCGCGGCCAGCCTGAACAAAGTCATCGGCAATCATTCGATCTGGTTCAACGCGCGCCTGTGCACGTCGCCGGAACAAGTCGTCGCCGAATGCATCATGCTGACCAAACGCCGTCTGATGCAGCAGCCCGATTCCGCCCGCGAAGCCGCCAAACAGGCCATGGCTCAAGCCGCCGAACAAGCCAAACCACAGGCTCAGGCTCCGAACAACGTCGTCCCGATCAAACTGGCGGCAATTGATTCCAAGAAGGTCATCACCGCCTGCCCAGAATGCAGCAGCAACCAGATTGAGTACGCGGGCGGCTGTTACACCTGCCGCGACTGCGGATTTAGTAAGTGTGTATAA
- a CDS encoding superoxide dismutase, with protein sequence MAQTANQSYAAKTFNLSGLSGISDKTLQVHFKLYEGYVTNTNILNEKIATLSRGEITAAEMPVYSELTRRLGFEYNGMVLHEYYFGNLKSGGTGDPDKASAFFKAAEANFGSYENWKKSFVTTGKMRGVGWAACYQDPATGRLSNHWINSHETGNVAGFTPILIMDVWEHAFLLDYAPADRPKYIEAFFQNIDWNTVNARLKVTQAAGS encoded by the coding sequence ATGGCGCAAACCGCCAATCAATCATACGCAGCGAAGACCTTTAATCTAAGCGGCTTGAGCGGAATCTCCGACAAAACCTTGCAGGTTCACTTCAAGCTCTACGAAGGATATGTCACCAACACGAACATCTTGAATGAAAAAATCGCCACATTGTCTCGTGGAGAAATCACAGCGGCTGAAATGCCTGTGTATTCCGAACTGACACGCCGATTGGGCTTTGAATACAACGGCATGGTGTTGCACGAATATTATTTCGGCAATTTGAAAAGCGGCGGCACTGGCGATCCGGACAAGGCTTCGGCGTTTTTCAAAGCGGCTGAAGCCAATTTTGGCAGTTACGAGAATTGGAAAAAGAGCTTTGTCACCACCGGCAAAATGCGAGGTGTTGGCTGGGCTGCCTGTTATCAAGATCCTGCAACCGGTCGTCTGTCGAATCATTGGATCAATTCGCACGAAACCGGCAACGTCGCCGGATTTACTCCAATCCTGATTATGGATGTTTGGGAGCATGCATTCCTGCTGGATTATGCTCCGGCAGATCGTCCGAAATACATCGAAGCTTTCTTCCAGAACATTGACTGGAACACGGTCAATGCCCGTCTGAAAGTGACCCAGGCCGCAGGTTCGTAA
- a CDS encoding PqqD family protein has translation MQTSTPKIVTKEQASFTELLDNTEGIILDLENLHYYTLNATAVYLWKQLRSGSSNTVETLAAALASSFNINADLAELDARAFLDELEGNGLVFYSDFGVTVSNRTLAEKNGELPAYEPPQLKLSNSLQQVTLSGSSTIATNAIGGPN, from the coding sequence ATGCAGACCAGTACCCCGAAAATAGTCACCAAAGAGCAGGCCTCGTTCACCGAACTGCTCGACAACACGGAAGGTATCATTCTCGATCTTGAAAACCTTCACTATTACACCCTCAACGCCACAGCAGTTTATTTGTGGAAACAACTGCGCTCCGGTTCCTCCAACACGGTTGAAACCCTGGCCGCGGCGCTCGCCAGTTCATTCAATATCAACGCCGACTTGGCGGAATTGGACGCACGGGCATTTCTGGATGAACTGGAAGGCAACGGATTGGTTTTTTATTCGGATTTTGGCGTGACGGTTTCCAATCGCACACTGGCTGAAAAGAATGGAGAACTGCCTGCTTATGAACCGCCGCAACTAAAATTGTCGAACTCGCTGCAACAGGTTACCCTGTCCGGCTCTTCAACCATTGCGACGAACGCTATCGGCGGACCAAATTAA
- a CDS encoding Do family serine endopeptidase gives MQTEFDQIISVNRHQRMNWTLMSLIAVGVLLIGAVFGSAATSRGWFRNGGGNKVPIYVSSDPQINQQITLNGGFSSIAKTVTPAVVVVNISGRRQQQTPFSFDPFGDLFGNPFQDDDENTPRRRVIPRGQQQQPQGRAPLQRIGTGSGVIVSPDGYIITNNHVVEGADKVEVELADKRTFTAKVIGTDPPSDIAVIKVDSTGLPTVPFGDSEKVEVGDIVLAVGNPLDIGQTVTMGIISAKGRRSPSGSDRTYENFLQTDAAINRGNSGGALVNLRGELVGIPSQILSQTGGSIGIGFAIPAKDARSVMDQLLRNGKVSRGMLGVNISPVRPDLAEAFGYKGTKGAFVQNVTPDSPAAQAGVKRGDIITEFQGQRIEDSDQLRTLTSQTAPGTTVKFKVWRDGNERDLTAKLAERDLSANNDKPEETGGGQGNEVGGMLSGIRVENITPELSQRYRLSASAKGVVITSIDPSSNAAVAGLGRGMVIEEIARQPISNLNDFNAALQKLGNKKSVLLSVLTSQGSSYVVVKEE, from the coding sequence ATGCAAACAGAATTTGATCAAATCATCAGTGTGAATCGCCACCAACGCATGAACTGGACTTTGATGAGCCTGATCGCTGTCGGAGTTTTATTGATTGGTGCAGTGTTTGGTTCGGCCGCTACATCGCGGGGCTGGTTTCGGAATGGGGGCGGCAATAAAGTGCCCATCTACGTTTCATCGGATCCCCAGATCAACCAACAGATCACCCTTAACGGCGGCTTTTCTTCCATTGCGAAAACCGTCACACCTGCTGTCGTGGTCGTCAACATCAGCGGACGCAGGCAGCAACAGACTCCGTTTTCCTTCGATCCTTTTGGTGATTTGTTTGGGAATCCCTTTCAAGACGACGATGAAAACACCCCACGGCGTCGCGTTATTCCACGCGGCCAACAACAGCAACCACAAGGCCGAGCGCCGTTGCAGCGCATCGGAACAGGTTCCGGTGTCATCGTCAGCCCCGATGGGTATATCATCACCAACAATCACGTCGTCGAAGGGGCAGACAAAGTCGAGGTAGAATTGGCCGACAAGCGCACCTTTACGGCAAAAGTCATCGGCACGGATCCTCCGAGCGACATTGCCGTGATCAAAGTTGATTCGACAGGTTTGCCAACTGTTCCGTTTGGTGATTCTGAAAAGGTCGAAGTCGGAGACATCGTTTTGGCTGTCGGCAACCCGTTGGACATCGGCCAGACTGTGACGATGGGAATCATCAGCGCCAAGGGACGGCGTTCGCCGAGCGGCAGCGACCGTACCTATGAAAACTTCCTGCAGACCGACGCAGCGATCAATCGCGGAAATTCGGGCGGCGCGCTGGTCAATTTGCGCGGTGAGTTGGTCGGCATTCCTTCCCAAATCCTGTCGCAAACCGGCGGCAGCATTGGAATTGGCTTTGCCATTCCTGCCAAAGACGCGCGCAGTGTGATGGATCAATTGCTCAGAAACGGGAAAGTCAGCCGAGGAATGCTGGGTGTCAACATTTCTCCTGTCAGGCCGGATTTGGCAGAAGCATTCGGCTATAAAGGCACCAAGGGCGCGTTCGTCCAAAATGTCACACCGGATTCGCCAGCCGCTCAAGCAGGTGTAAAGCGCGGCGATATCATCACGGAATTTCAGGGTCAGCGGATTGAAGACAGTGACCAGCTTCGGACCCTGACTTCGCAAACTGCTCCGGGAACGACCGTCAAATTCAAGGTTTGGCGCGATGGTAACGAACGTGATTTGACCGCCAAACTGGCTGAGCGCGATTTATCAGCCAACAATGACAAACCCGAAGAAACTGGCGGTGGGCAAGGCAATGAGGTCGGTGGAATGCTTTCTGGCATTCGCGTCGAAAACATCACTCCTGAACTCAGCCAACGCTACAGACTATCGGCCAGTGCCAAAGGCGTCGTCATCACCAGCATTGATCCAAGCAGCAACGCCGCCGTTGCCGGTTTGGGACGCGGCATGGTGATTGAAGAAATCGCGCGCCAACCAATTTCGAATCTGAATGATTTCAATGCTGCATTACAAAAGCTGGGCAATAAAAAGAGCGTCCTGCTCAGCGTTTTAACGTCTCAAGGTTCAAGCTATGTTGTGGTTAAGGAAGAATAG
- the vsr gene encoding DNA mismatch endonuclease Vsr, translating into MASTRDISAIMRKVHSTNTGPEIAFRKALWAKGLRYKANVTHLPGKPDIALLSWKTAIFIDGDFWHGGQWRQRKLSTLEEQFQKTASKSYWLKKIRRNMSRDCAVTSQLLAEGWTVIRFWESDIKNDLHGCVDMTLRILKNGVAPTPTSAIPQKNFAEFFAGIGLVRLGLEKQGWSAAFANDIDEQKREMYEAHFGPSEHFVLGDIHKLKAEEIPTVTLATASFPCNDLSLAGSRSGLNGSQSSAFWGLINILEDFRRRKPPLLLIENVPGFLTSHGGNDFREAMIRLNKLGYGVDPFILDASHFVPQSRQRLFIVGTLSELTGATEKPQLAHCYNHRLRPKALVEFIINHPEISWNLRPLPPPPFHLMKLDEILEDLPEDAPEWWEAERAEYLFNQMSSRHRAIAERMIASPKWSYGTVFRRVRNGKSMAELRTDGVAGCLRTPRGGSGRQILFKAGKGKYFARLLTPRECARLMGADDYNLTVPLNQSLFGFGDAVCVPAIEWIAEYYLDPVINEMMRGRAICATAK; encoded by the coding sequence ATGGCTTCGACAAGAGACATTTCCGCTATTATGCGGAAAGTTCATTCAACCAACACCGGGCCAGAAATTGCTTTTCGTAAGGCGTTATGGGCGAAAGGGCTAAGGTATAAGGCTAACGTCACTCACCTGCCTGGAAAGCCTGATATTGCTTTGTTATCTTGGAAAACCGCAATTTTCATTGACGGTGATTTCTGGCACGGTGGACAATGGCGTCAGCGAAAACTCTCTACATTGGAAGAGCAATTTCAGAAAACAGCTTCCAAAAGCTATTGGCTGAAGAAAATACGTCGCAACATGAGCCGAGACTGCGCGGTTACAAGTCAGCTTTTAGCCGAAGGGTGGACGGTTATTCGCTTTTGGGAAAGCGATATAAAAAATGATTTGCATGGTTGCGTTGATATGACTCTAAGAATTCTTAAGAATGGCGTTGCGCCAACCCCTACTTCCGCTATTCCACAAAAAAACTTTGCAGAGTTTTTTGCGGGCATAGGATTGGTTAGACTGGGATTGGAAAAGCAGGGATGGTCGGCAGCTTTTGCCAACGATATTGATGAGCAAAAGCGCGAAATGTATGAAGCGCATTTTGGACCTTCAGAACATTTCGTACTTGGTGACATACATAAATTAAAGGCTGAGGAGATACCGACAGTAACTTTGGCTACGGCCTCTTTTCCTTGTAACGATCTCTCGCTTGCAGGCTCGCGTAGCGGACTGAATGGAAGTCAATCTTCGGCCTTCTGGGGATTAATAAACATCCTTGAAGATTTTAGAAGGCGTAAGCCTCCACTTCTGTTAATTGAAAATGTGCCAGGATTTCTCACTTCTCATGGTGGTAATGATTTTCGCGAAGCGATGATCAGGTTGAATAAATTGGGTTATGGGGTTGACCCTTTCATTTTGGATGCTTCCCATTTTGTCCCTCAAAGTCGGCAGAGATTATTTATCGTAGGAACATTAAGCGAGCTAACCGGGGCTACCGAAAAGCCGCAACTTGCTCACTGTTACAATCATAGATTGCGTCCGAAAGCACTGGTGGAGTTCATCATCAATCATCCTGAAATCTCGTGGAACCTAAGACCTTTACCGCCTCCGCCGTTCCACTTGATGAAGCTTGATGAAATTTTGGAAGATCTTCCTGAAGACGCTCCCGAATGGTGGGAGGCTGAACGCGCCGAATATCTGTTTAATCAAATGAGCAGCCGTCACCGAGCCATCGCAGAAAGAATGATTGCAAGTCCAAAGTGGTCATACGGAACTGTTTTCCGGCGGGTCAGAAATGGGAAATCAATGGCGGAGTTAAGAACAGATGGGGTTGCGGGGTGCTTGAGGACGCCGCGTGGCGGTAGCGGTAGGCAAATCTTGTTCAAAGCAGGAAAAGGGAAGTATTTTGCCCGACTGCTAACTCCTCGCGAATGTGCAAGGTTGATGGGGGCTGATGACTACAATCTTACAGTTCCTTTGAATCAATCACTCTTTGGATTCGGGGACGCCGTATGTGTTCCCGCAATTGAATGGATTGCTGAGTATTATCTGGACCCCGTGATAAACGAAATGATGAGAGGGCGCGCAATATGCGCCACTGCCAAATGA